The genomic window CCAAGCATAGGACCTCTCCAGATAATCGGAGAGTTATCTTCGACGAAGAAGCCCATTGAAATGACCTGAACACCGAAACGTTCGACTGGAATGATTCGTTCACCACGTACTTGTGGGCGGTTTTCAATCCCCATCATATCTGGAACACTGAAACCATAAATGTCTGCGTCAACGATACCTACTTTTTTACCTAAACGAGCAAGTGCTACGGCTAAATTGACAGTTACCGTCGATTTACCGACGCCACCTTTACCACTAGCTACAGCGATAAAATTGGTACCTGTTTGTCCAATCAAATTCGCTTCCTGTTCTTGATTAGCTTCATTCATGTATTCATCACGTTGTTCATCCGGTAATTCAGTGAAACGAAGACCCACTGTCGCAGCGCCTTCTTTTTTCAGCATGCCAACAATCTCCTGTTGGAGCTGCATTTGCTCAGCCGAATTCGGATTCGCTAGTGCGATCTTCACACTTACATGATTCTTTTCTTCTTTGATGCTGATGTTCTGGATTGCCCCCGTCTCTTCGAAGGACTTATGTATATGAGGATCCTGAACTGGATTCAATAATTCCTTTACGCGTTCTTCTGTAACCAATTGTTACACCATCCTTTATCATATTAATGCCAAGGCTAGTATAACATAAATTCCAAGCTGTCTCAGTTCATACGATTATCAATCTTTCTGCACCAAATATTCAACAATCCCTTCATAAATAGAAGATGCCATTTCACGTTGATAATCTTCATTAATCAACCTGCTTCTTTCTTCACTATTTGAGAGGAAACCAATTTCTAATAGAGCTCCTACAGGATCCGTATGTTTCAGGATATATATATTTTGAATCGGTAAAGCTGAGCGTTCTTTATTCGCTGATTCATTCATTCGCTTCTGGATTTCCATCGCAAGTTCTTTATTTTCATCATTCGGATAGTAAAAAGCTTGTGCCCCTCTCCATTGATTGTTAGGAATCGAATTCAAGTGCACACTAATGAATAGATCAGCTTCTTTTTCGTTAACGAAATCGACTCGCTTTCGAATATCGTAGGATTTTCGTTTCGAATAACCTTTCATATCAGTAGGTGCTAAGTCGACGTCCTTTTCTCTCGTCAAATAAACGGTCGCTCCAGCCCCTTGTAAATAATCTCTTAAAAATAAGGTCGTTTGGAAAGCGATCGACTTCTCTTGTATATCCTCATAATCAGCTCCACCGTCAACTCCACCATGACCTGGGTCCAACACAATCACTTTTCCAGCGAGCGGCGTGGTAGTTCCTTTCGTTGTAGTGAATATTGTATCTATAGGGTACCTCAGTAGATAAATTAGCAAAATAAGGCCTACCAACCATAATAAAATGAGCCAAAAACGCTTCATAGACAACCCCCCTCACCCAACTATATGGAGGTTTGTCCTTAAATATGAAAAAATCCTCGAGCTTCTACTCTAAGCTCGAGGAATTCTGTACTAATTTATATGACACTTTGAGTGTGCTGCTTTTTTAATTAACAGCCTCTGCTTTAGTCGCCTTGTTTCTCTTTCTAAACAAATGGAACAAGCCAACCGCTACAATCAATACTATCGCAATACCGTCAGTCAACACATCATTCGCAATAAACATGATTGCAGATGCTAGTACGGCGATACGTTCAAACCATAAGTGTTTCACAAACATGTAGTTCTGGATAAATGACGCAAAAGCAATCAGGCCGAATGTTGCAGTGATGATTGCCCAAACCACTTCGAGCCAACCTGCATCAGTTATTAACAAAATGGTTGGATTGAAAGTAAATACGAACGGAAGCAATAGTGCTGCCGAGTCATACTTGAAACCTTGCACACCGGTTCGGACCGGCCCAGCGTTCGCAATACCTGCTGTTGCATATGCTGGTAAGTTAATAGGTGGCGTGTCATCCGCTAAAACCCCGTAGTATAATACGAATAGGTGAGCGATGATCACTTCGACACCCATATCAGTTAAGATCGGTGCAACGATTGCCGCTAATACAACATACGTTGCAGTTGTCGGTAATCCAAGACCTAGCAATAGACAAGCGAATACTGTCAATATCAACGCATAAACCAGTTCTGTATTTCCAGTGACTAAAAATGCAGGTGTCATAGAAGTTAAATCTTCTGAAAAACCTACTACTATTCTCGTAAACTTCGTCGATAAACCAGAGGTTGTAATGACCCCAATCAAAATTCCTGCAGTCGCACAGGCTACCACAATCGATAGAGAATTACGAGCAGCAATTTCAAAACCGTTTAATAACTGTCTCCACCCGTAACGCACAGGTGCTTCCTCTATATTCAGCTTCCGCTGACCTGCCGCGAAAATAAGTGCCACGATAGCACCTAATAAAATCATGATGGTAATCTGAGGCTTCCAACGGATGGTCTCGGTAGCAAAGAAGTTCGTGTTGAAGATTCCGTTCAACCCATATAATCCCGCATTCAGATACTGAACGAGATATTGGAAGGCTAATGCCGCAGCTAACAATATAGCAGCAAATAAAAGCGCTCTTCCCATGCTCTCTTTAAATCGGTGAGCAAAGGTAGCAATCACTAACAAAATGACGATCGAGAAGAATGCAGAGTTGTTTACCGATACTCTCTCGATAACCAAGAAGTAAAGGAGCACGAATATCGGGATCAGTAAGTATCCCTGTTGAAGCAACAAGCGGCGACCTTTGACTAGTTCGCTTTTATCCATTCCGGTAATATTGTTTTTGGATGCTTCAAAGTGAACCATGAAAAGAATACCTACATAACATAAGATCGCAGGTATAATGGCACTCTGGATAATTTCGTAATAAGGAATCCCTGTAAGCTCAACCATAATGAATGCCGCAGCACCCATGATCGGAGGTAAAAACTGACCACTGGAGGAGGCTGCTACCTCTACACCACCGGCTACGTGAGGTTTAAACCCTACTTTTTTCATCAGTGGAATCGTGAAAGTACCAGTGGTTACCGCGTTTGCAGTGGAACTCCCTGAAATACTTCCCATCATTCCACTCGCTACAACACTCGCCTTAGCAGGTCCACCTTTATATTTACCGAAGGCTCTTAATGCAAGGTCGATAAACATTTTACCTGCACCAGTTGATTCCAAAATCGCGCCAAATAAAATAAAAATGAA from Halalkalibacillus sediminis includes these protein-coding regions:
- a CDS encoding TRAP transporter permease; protein product: MDEKQQQNMISELEGSDRHLRGGWAFVVVLTAVIMSVFHLYVAGFGLPGIGSKTFLIFHLTIALVLVFMIFPVKKKMGQTKIPIYDILLAGLSLFVGMYIIQHQMSSTIMSANPTTMEIIVGLSLIVLTLEATRRVVGYPLVLIALVFIAYFFLGEFMPGQFFHNRGDFERFIYETSYRSNGIFGTPIYASAQFVFIFILFGAILESTGAGKMFIDLALRAFGKYKGGPAKASVVASGMMGSISGSSTANAVTTGTFTIPLMKKVGFKPHVAGGVEVAASSSGQFLPPIMGAAAFIMVELTGIPYYEIIQSAIIPAILCYVGILFMVHFEASKNNITGMDKSELVKGRRLLLQQGYLLIPIFVLLYFLVIERVSVNNSAFFSIVILLVIATFAHRFKESMGRALLFAAILLAAALAFQYLVQYLNAGLYGLNGIFNTNFFATETIRWKPQITIMILLGAIVALIFAAGQRKLNIEEAPVRYGWRQLLNGFEIAARNSLSIVVACATAGILIGVITTSGLSTKFTRIVVGFSEDLTSMTPAFLVTGNTELVYALILTVFACLLLGLGLPTTATYVVLAAIVAPILTDMGVEVIIAHLFVLYYGVLADDTPPINLPAYATAGIANAGPVRTGVQGFKYDSAALLLPFVFTFNPTILLITDAGWLEVVWAIITATFGLIAFASFIQNYMFVKHLWFERIAVLASAIMFIANDVLTDGIAIVLIVAVGLFHLFRKRNKATKAEAVN
- a CDS encoding Mrp/NBP35 family ATP-binding protein encodes the protein MVTEERVKELLNPVQDPHIHKSFEETGAIQNISIKEEKNHVSVKIALANPNSAEQMQLQQEIVGMLKKEGAATVGLRFTELPDEQRDEYMNEANQEQEANLIGQTGTNFIAVASGKGGVGKSTVTVNLAVALARLGKKVGIVDADIYGFSVPDMMGIENRPQVRGERIIPVERFGVQVISMGFFVEDNSPIIWRGPMLGKMLGSFFKEVEWGDLDYLLLDLPPGTGDIALDVQSLLPSSKELIVTTPHPTAAFVAARAGQMAMKAEHDILGVVENMAYFESTLTGQKEYVFGEGGGDKLADVLNTDVLGRLPLQQPYDEVEEFAPGVYQEDHPTGKIFLSIANQVIRRCEL
- the cwlD gene encoding N-acetylmuramoyl-L-alanine amidase CwlD, with the protein product MKRFWLILLWLVGLILLIYLLRYPIDTIFTTTKGTTTPLAGKVIVLDPGHGGVDGGADYEDIQEKSIAFQTTLFLRDYLQGAGATVYLTREKDVDLAPTDMKGYSKRKSYDIRKRVDFVNEKEADLFISVHLNSIPNNQWRGAQAFYYPNDENKELAMEIQKRMNESANKERSALPIQNIYILKHTDPVGALLEIGFLSNSEERSRLINEDYQREMASSIYEGIVEYLVQKD